One genomic window of Panulirus ornatus isolate Po-2019 chromosome 14, ASM3632096v1, whole genome shotgun sequence includes the following:
- the LOC139753107 gene encoding peptidylglycine alpha-hydroxylating monooxygenase-like → MTLKTKYGEIRTQTYCAVGFSRTVAQWLRVPASCMVLKRIEIACFARPVEKFNIPLILESTSDDPGRVYGAVVLHKDDPFRCPYIYTPIRVDPTQEYYITAFQPNGSMETAHHMLIYGCETPGSDEEVWNCGEMALAQPGITTAPVCGSGSQVIYAWAKDAPKLVLPEGVAFRVGGNTPIQYIVLQVHYSSVEKFKDGSTDESGVFLYYTETPQPKSAGVLLLGTGGRINPHSVEYMESACTIDEDKTIHPFAFRTHTHALGRVVSGYKVTRQGYVDNWQLIGKKDPQLPQMFYTVENDLVFHKGDTVAARCTMESKRDRTTRIGSTNEDEMCNFYMMYWTEGPVMKKKTCFSLGPPFYYWTRVGLNNVPDRDASSLPVGTSAKDQGINSHQM, encoded by the exons ATGACACTTAAGACTAAATACGGAGAGATTCGAACCCAAACCTACTGTGCAGTAGGCTTTTCTCGCACCGTAGCCCAGTGGCTAAGAGTACCGGCTTCCTGCATG GTTCTCAAAAGGATCGAGATCGCTTGCTTTGCTCGGCCAGTCGAGAAGTTCAACATTCCTCTGATCTTGGAATCAACTTCCGACGATCCTGGCCGTGTGTATGGGGCAGTTGTCCTGCATAAAGATGATCCTTTCCGG tgcccatatatatatacccccatcAGGGTAGACCCTACACAGGAGTACTACATCACGGCCTTCCAGCCCAATGGGAGCATGGAAACTGCTCACCACATGCTGATTTATGGGTGCGAGACGCCTGGCAGTGACGAGGAGGTGTGGAACTGTGGCGAAATGGCCCTGGCCCAGCCAGGGATCACCACCGCTCCTGTCTGCGGCTCCGGCTCACAGGTGATCTATGCCTGGGCCAAGGATGCTCCAAAATTGGTGCTGCCTGAGGGAGTAGCCTTCAGAGTAGGAGGCAACACTCCCATCCAGTACATCGTGTTACAGGTCCATTATTCTTCAGTTGAGAAATTCAAAGATGGGTCCACAGATGAATCTGGAGTGTTCCTGTATTACACCGAGACACCGCAGCCTAAGTCAGCAGGGGTCTTACTGCTGGGTACTGGCGGTCGTATCAATCCTCACAGTGTGGAGTACATGGAGTCTGCCTGCACCATCGATGAGGACAAGACCATCCACCCCTTCGCCttccgcacgcacacacatgcccTTGGTCGTGTTGTGTCAGGATACAAGGTAACGCGTCAAGGCTATGTGGACAACTGGCAATTGATTGGTAAGAAAGACCCACAGTTGCCCCAGATGTTCTACACTGTTGAGAATGATCTCGTTTTTCACAAAGGCGATACTGTGGCTGCGCGTTGCACTATGGAGAGCAAGCGAGACCGTACCACCAGGATTGGCTCCACGAATGAGGATGAGATGTGTAACTTCTATATGATGTATTGGACTGAAGGCCCAGTCATGAAGAAAAAGACCTGCTTCTCCCTTGGACCACCCTTTTATTACTGGACCCGTGTTGGCCTCAACAACGTACCTGACAGGGACGCTTCATCTCTGCCTGTTGGTACTTCGGCTAAGGATCAGGGCATCAATTCACACCAAATGTAG